A genomic segment from Nicotiana tabacum cultivar K326 chromosome 7, ASM71507v2, whole genome shotgun sequence encodes:
- the LOC107773864 gene encoding partner of Y14 and mago-like, which translates to MATRGGEDEAKQMAADLSKTLKEGERLLAPTRRPDGTLRKPIRIRAGYVPQDEVAIYQSKGALWKKEMESLQDVPPGYDPVMEAKPKSKAAKRNERKKEKRQQAAVEKGKNPESGEISSAENSVGVPEQVESVMSQINNLAISANPVVPPSNSIESSVVGDIVQDIDKKIRALKKKIRLTEAQQQKTEEKHMKPEQLEKVAKLESWRKELKVLEDKKAELEA; encoded by the exons ATGGCGACCAGAGGAGGAGAAGACGAAGCGAAACAAATGGCAGCTGACCTAAGCAAAACCCTAAAAGAAGGCGAAAGACTTCTCGCGCCAACACGACGCCCCGACGGAACCCTCCGTAAACCTATTCGTATTAGGGCTGGTTATGTGCCTCAAGATGAAGTCGCCATTTATCAGTCTAAAGGCGCTCTT TGGAAGAAGGAAATGGAGTCATTGCAGGATGTTCCGCCGGGGTATGATCCGGTGATGGAAGCTAAACCTAAGTCTAAAGCTGCCAAGCGGAATGAAAGGAAGAAGGAAAAGCGTCAACAG GCTGCAGTTGAGAAGGGTAAGAATCCAGAGAGTGGTGAAATCTCATCTGCTGAAAATTCAGTTGGCGTTCCAGAGCAGGTTGAGTCAGTTATGTCCCAGATAAACAATCTTGCGATATCTGCAAATCCTGTTGTCCCCCCTTCAAATTCAATCGAGTCTTCTGTCGTGGGAGATATTGTGCAGGACATTGACAAAAAGATCCGAGCTCTGAAGAAAAAG ATTCGGCTGACAGAAGCTCAACAGCAGAAGACTGAGGAGAAGCATATGAAGCCAGAACAGCTGGAAAAAGTGGCTAAGTTGGAAAGCTGGCGAAAAGAGTTAAAGGTTTTGGAGGATAAAAAGGCTGAACTGGAAGCATGA